One Schistocerca piceifrons isolate TAMUIC-IGC-003096 chromosome 11, iqSchPice1.1, whole genome shotgun sequence genomic window carries:
- the LOC124720019 gene encoding male-specific lethal 1 homolog isoform X1 — protein MSNPLPMLNGDKTAVGDFSTDPSVNMVAAIRDHISCTKPVQVDNFVTEDTKAGIIYPCDFDHMYASLTEGTVVQRENLEVKHLKDLLLLHLDLIQQQSEQLVTKDKQISSLRQENETLRQRLERMDRRVNLHKQRDGLMPPVDNIAERSPPVPSFESTFVVPKLEPNVLPSSPESVVSAPVPAVRQHFYRPGTPFPGRIEYREEPRYSPPLQHREVAARENGVPSANATLAVAPPAACEAEGEPPKRRRTDEGEPSPRVPSPTGHPSSLGAERVSDAALDSDGATPHRDSSETSHTDDCQRMGRGTAAWVSCAGRRRRRLHFRHGRSNESESSAVSQPHSPTRSGSGDSRHPSRGRGRRALRVQHRGRTAGGRRRRRSGDAFKDVLSTDRAYWTTIGELSSALRLHEGLGTDCTTVEVPSWRHKVYTSCYAMEGTENLDDEVFSKRHQRYESDERRRKRWDVQRIREQRHVEKLRQQEAARAVSAPIGRASGGHRRSDDNPLASLWPSPEDVTYVEIGEKLPVAAFGAPVINFHPNEFSLPWKWRPGVPEKMLRRRHHGPYTNRDGVPHQGRDGEGGGGGGTKR, from the exons ATGTCAAATCCTCTGCCAATGTTGAACGGCGATAAGACTGCTGTCGGTGATTTTTCGACAGATCCATCCGTGAACATGGTCGCTGCCATACGCGATCATATCTCGTGTACGAAGCCCGTTCAAGTGGACAATTTTGTTACTGAAGACACCAAAGCTGGTATAATATATCCCTGTGATTTCGACCATATGTATGCGAGTTTGACTGAGGGAACTGTTGTCCAAAGGGAAAATCTGGAAGTCAAACATTTGAAGGATCTTTTGCTGTTGCACCTCGATCTCATACAACAACAATCGGAACAATTGGTAACGAAGGATAAACAAATTTCATCGTTGCGTCAAGAAAATGAAACG CTCCGGCAAAGGTTGGAGCGCATGGACCGTCGTGTTAACCTTCACAAACAACGAGATGGGTTAATGCCACCTGTAGATAATATTGCTGAGCGTTCCCCTCCTGTGCCATCATTTGAAAGTACATTTGTCGTTCCCAAGTTGGAaccaaacgtgctgccttcctcGCCAGAATCG GTGGTGTCGGCACCGGTCCCAGCTGTTCGACAACATTTCTACCGCCCAGGTACGCCCTTCCCAGGCAGAATAGAGTACCGTGAAGAACCGAGATACTCGCCACCGCTACAGCACCGTGAAGTCGCAGCGAGAGAGAATGGGGTGCCCAGTGCAAACGCTACACTCGCGGTGGCACCTCCCGCTGCCTGCGAGGCAGAGGGGGAGCCGCCAAAGCGGAGGAGGACGGATGAGGGTGAACCTTCACCGAGAGTGCCCTCACCCACAGGGCATCCGTCATCTCTGGGTGCGGAGCGTGTATCAGACGCTGCACTCGACTCCGACGGAGCGACGCCGCACCGCGATAGCTCCGAGACCTCTCACACAGATGACTGTCAGCGTATGGGCCGGGGCACAGCTGCGTGGGTGTCATGTGCTGGGAGGCGACGACGACGTCTCCACTTTCGCCACGGACGCTCAAATGAGA GCGAGAGCTCGGCTGTGTCGCAACCTCACTCGCCTACCCGCAGCGGGTCGGGCGATTCGCGGCACCCGAGTCGCGGACGGGGACGGCGGGCACTTCGTGTTCAACATAGGGGCCGCACGGCAGGGGGGAGGAGACGGCGCAGGTCTGGGGATGCGTTCAAGGATGTCCTGTCCACAGACAGAGCATACTGGACAACAATTGGAGAGCTGTCATCTGCGCTGAGATTGCACGAAGGCCTCGGCACGGACTGCACCACTGTGGAG GTCCCTAGTTGGAGGCACAAGGTTTACACGAGCTGCTACGCAATGGAGGGCACCGAGAACTTGGATGACGAGGTTTTCAGCAAACGTCATCAGCGTTATGAGAGTGACGAACGACGCCGGAAAAG GTGGGACGTGCAGCGTATCCGCGAGCAGCGCCACGTGGAAAAGTTGAGGCAGCAGGAGGCGGCACGCGCTGTGTCCGCCCCCATCGGTCGCGCGTCTGGCGGGCACCGCCGCAGCGACGACAATCCCCTCGCATCGCTGTGGCCGTCACCGGAGGATGTCACTTATGTAGAGATTGGCGAAAAGCTGCCTGTTGCGGCTTTTGGAGCCCCTGTTATCAACTTCCACCCCAA
- the LOC124720019 gene encoding male-specific lethal 1 homolog isoform X2, with protein sequence MVAAIRDHISCTKPVQVDNFVTEDTKAGIIYPCDFDHMYASLTEGTVVQRENLEVKHLKDLLLLHLDLIQQQSEQLVTKDKQISSLRQENETLRQRLERMDRRVNLHKQRDGLMPPVDNIAERSPPVPSFESTFVVPKLEPNVLPSSPESVVSAPVPAVRQHFYRPGTPFPGRIEYREEPRYSPPLQHREVAARENGVPSANATLAVAPPAACEAEGEPPKRRRTDEGEPSPRVPSPTGHPSSLGAERVSDAALDSDGATPHRDSSETSHTDDCQRMGRGTAAWVSCAGRRRRRLHFRHGRSNESESSAVSQPHSPTRSGSGDSRHPSRGRGRRALRVQHRGRTAGGRRRRRSGDAFKDVLSTDRAYWTTIGELSSALRLHEGLGTDCTTVEVPSWRHKVYTSCYAMEGTENLDDEVFSKRHQRYESDERRRKRWDVQRIREQRHVEKLRQQEAARAVSAPIGRASGGHRRSDDNPLASLWPSPEDVTYVEIGEKLPVAAFGAPVINFHPNEFSLPWKWRPGVPEKMLRRRHHGPYTNRDGVPHQGRDGEGGGGGGTKR encoded by the exons ATGGTCGCTGCCATACGCGATCATATCTCGTGTACGAAGCCCGTTCAAGTGGACAATTTTGTTACTGAAGACACCAAAGCTGGTATAATATATCCCTGTGATTTCGACCATATGTATGCGAGTTTGACTGAGGGAACTGTTGTCCAAAGGGAAAATCTGGAAGTCAAACATTTGAAGGATCTTTTGCTGTTGCACCTCGATCTCATACAACAACAATCGGAACAATTGGTAACGAAGGATAAACAAATTTCATCGTTGCGTCAAGAAAATGAAACG CTCCGGCAAAGGTTGGAGCGCATGGACCGTCGTGTTAACCTTCACAAACAACGAGATGGGTTAATGCCACCTGTAGATAATATTGCTGAGCGTTCCCCTCCTGTGCCATCATTTGAAAGTACATTTGTCGTTCCCAAGTTGGAaccaaacgtgctgccttcctcGCCAGAATCG GTGGTGTCGGCACCGGTCCCAGCTGTTCGACAACATTTCTACCGCCCAGGTACGCCCTTCCCAGGCAGAATAGAGTACCGTGAAGAACCGAGATACTCGCCACCGCTACAGCACCGTGAAGTCGCAGCGAGAGAGAATGGGGTGCCCAGTGCAAACGCTACACTCGCGGTGGCACCTCCCGCTGCCTGCGAGGCAGAGGGGGAGCCGCCAAAGCGGAGGAGGACGGATGAGGGTGAACCTTCACCGAGAGTGCCCTCACCCACAGGGCATCCGTCATCTCTGGGTGCGGAGCGTGTATCAGACGCTGCACTCGACTCCGACGGAGCGACGCCGCACCGCGATAGCTCCGAGACCTCTCACACAGATGACTGTCAGCGTATGGGCCGGGGCACAGCTGCGTGGGTGTCATGTGCTGGGAGGCGACGACGACGTCTCCACTTTCGCCACGGACGCTCAAATGAGA GCGAGAGCTCGGCTGTGTCGCAACCTCACTCGCCTACCCGCAGCGGGTCGGGCGATTCGCGGCACCCGAGTCGCGGACGGGGACGGCGGGCACTTCGTGTTCAACATAGGGGCCGCACGGCAGGGGGGAGGAGACGGCGCAGGTCTGGGGATGCGTTCAAGGATGTCCTGTCCACAGACAGAGCATACTGGACAACAATTGGAGAGCTGTCATCTGCGCTGAGATTGCACGAAGGCCTCGGCACGGACTGCACCACTGTGGAG GTCCCTAGTTGGAGGCACAAGGTTTACACGAGCTGCTACGCAATGGAGGGCACCGAGAACTTGGATGACGAGGTTTTCAGCAAACGTCATCAGCGTTATGAGAGTGACGAACGACGCCGGAAAAG GTGGGACGTGCAGCGTATCCGCGAGCAGCGCCACGTGGAAAAGTTGAGGCAGCAGGAGGCGGCACGCGCTGTGTCCGCCCCCATCGGTCGCGCGTCTGGCGGGCACCGCCGCAGCGACGACAATCCCCTCGCATCGCTGTGGCCGTCACCGGAGGATGTCACTTATGTAGAGATTGGCGAAAAGCTGCCTGTTGCGGCTTTTGGAGCCCCTGTTATCAACTTCCACCCCAA
- the LOC124720019 gene encoding uncharacterized protein LOC124720019 isoform X3, with the protein MSALLVGRYNKRLSDWRITPGALYTYNLRQRLERMDRRVNLHKQRDGLMPPVDNIAERSPPVPSFESTFVVPKLEPNVLPSSPESVVSAPVPAVRQHFYRPGTPFPGRIEYREEPRYSPPLQHREVAARENGVPSANATLAVAPPAACEAEGEPPKRRRTDEGEPSPRVPSPTGHPSSLGAERVSDAALDSDGATPHRDSSETSHTDDCQRMGRGTAAWVSCAGRRRRRLHFRHGRSNESESSAVSQPHSPTRSGSGDSRHPSRGRGRRALRVQHRGRTAGGRRRRRSGDAFKDVLSTDRAYWTTIGELSSALRLHEGLGTDCTTVEVPSWRHKVYTSCYAMEGTENLDDEVFSKRHQRYESDERRRKRWDVQRIREQRHVEKLRQQEAARAVSAPIGRASGGHRRSDDNPLASLWPSPEDVTYVEIGEKLPVAAFGAPVINFHPNEFSLPWKWRPGVPEKMLRRRHHGPYTNRDGVPHQGRDGEGGGGGGTKR; encoded by the exons ATGTCAGCTTTACTGGTTGGAAGATATAATAAACGATTATCAGACTGGCGTATCACACCTGGGGCACTGTACACATACAAT CTCCGGCAAAGGTTGGAGCGCATGGACCGTCGTGTTAACCTTCACAAACAACGAGATGGGTTAATGCCACCTGTAGATAATATTGCTGAGCGTTCCCCTCCTGTGCCATCATTTGAAAGTACATTTGTCGTTCCCAAGTTGGAaccaaacgtgctgccttcctcGCCAGAATCG GTGGTGTCGGCACCGGTCCCAGCTGTTCGACAACATTTCTACCGCCCAGGTACGCCCTTCCCAGGCAGAATAGAGTACCGTGAAGAACCGAGATACTCGCCACCGCTACAGCACCGTGAAGTCGCAGCGAGAGAGAATGGGGTGCCCAGTGCAAACGCTACACTCGCGGTGGCACCTCCCGCTGCCTGCGAGGCAGAGGGGGAGCCGCCAAAGCGGAGGAGGACGGATGAGGGTGAACCTTCACCGAGAGTGCCCTCACCCACAGGGCATCCGTCATCTCTGGGTGCGGAGCGTGTATCAGACGCTGCACTCGACTCCGACGGAGCGACGCCGCACCGCGATAGCTCCGAGACCTCTCACACAGATGACTGTCAGCGTATGGGCCGGGGCACAGCTGCGTGGGTGTCATGTGCTGGGAGGCGACGACGACGTCTCCACTTTCGCCACGGACGCTCAAATGAGA GCGAGAGCTCGGCTGTGTCGCAACCTCACTCGCCTACCCGCAGCGGGTCGGGCGATTCGCGGCACCCGAGTCGCGGACGGGGACGGCGGGCACTTCGTGTTCAACATAGGGGCCGCACGGCAGGGGGGAGGAGACGGCGCAGGTCTGGGGATGCGTTCAAGGATGTCCTGTCCACAGACAGAGCATACTGGACAACAATTGGAGAGCTGTCATCTGCGCTGAGATTGCACGAAGGCCTCGGCACGGACTGCACCACTGTGGAG GTCCCTAGTTGGAGGCACAAGGTTTACACGAGCTGCTACGCAATGGAGGGCACCGAGAACTTGGATGACGAGGTTTTCAGCAAACGTCATCAGCGTTATGAGAGTGACGAACGACGCCGGAAAAG GTGGGACGTGCAGCGTATCCGCGAGCAGCGCCACGTGGAAAAGTTGAGGCAGCAGGAGGCGGCACGCGCTGTGTCCGCCCCCATCGGTCGCGCGTCTGGCGGGCACCGCCGCAGCGACGACAATCCCCTCGCATCGCTGTGGCCGTCACCGGAGGATGTCACTTATGTAGAGATTGGCGAAAAGCTGCCTGTTGCGGCTTTTGGAGCCCCTGTTATCAACTTCCACCCCAA